The stretch of DNA ATGAGCATACTAAAATTGTATTGTGTTGGTTGTCCTAAGGTTTTGTACTGCTGCAAATTTGTTCATTTCACCGCTTCATGTTTTAGGAATGGCTTTTATTGGTCtcattttttaagaatttgttttatttttaataatttgttcCTAGCTCATGATATGCTTTCAGTAACATACgcattatattttgtttacgttTGTGTTCGTATTTGTTTGCCGGATTATTTAATGTCTCCATTTGACTAGAGATATAAGAAGCATTATTTTTAAAGGTAGGTTTTCTTGACCATCATTATTACTTCtatgttttatgatttttctgcTAGTGGTGCTTATTATTATGCCATTTTGATATTATGATTGATTTGATCATAATTAGATGGATTCAGAATCAATACATGTTACCTAATATTAGTATCTTTGATATATGAATTGAACTCTGTTGGGATTTGAAGtgaagatttttctttttacctttgttttatcttatttatttattagctCTTTGGGATATTTCTTTGCATTTTGATCATTCCCTCTTGATGCGGGAGTTCTAGTGCAACTCTGGTTTTCCCTTTTTTCTGGGGTTTGAAGTGGAAGTGGGAGTTCGGGTGATTTGGATTATACCCGAGAGAAGGGGCTGGTTGATGCagctttttcttaaataattaaaagttcATTTATGCTCAACTTTGAAGATGCTGCCTGATCAGAGAAAAAAGGTAAACTTACTCAGCTCATATGTGTATTTAGATTCACATGTATGTATCTTAATATGTTTTGGATTGGTTTTGACTTTAGAAAAGTCACATAATGCGATTGATGTGAATGTGATGCTATTGATATGTTTCTTTTCATGGAGTTTTGCGATTGATGTGAATGTGAATGAGATTGGATATTTTTCTTATAGATCTATGTACTTATACAGTgatattattgataatttttaatgaattgaacttaacttttttttcttattatacaTCACAAAGATTGTAACGAAGTCAAACTAATTTCCATTCTAAGATTCGAACTAGCCCTGCTTGAGCATTTCCTTTGGATGGTAAATGACTAGTTTTGTTTATCAGTTTATAAGAGTTTGATGAAGCTAATCTGGTTTAAATTCTACTGATGTAATTCAACTTGTGAAATGCCTTTTATTCTGTAGCCTAAACCCCTGAAGAATTTGAATGGATCAATCTGTCAAATTTGTGGTGAAAGTGTTGGATTAACAGACAGCGGCGATGTCGTTGTTGCTTGCAATGAGGGTGCATTTCCAGTTTGTCGTCCTTGTTATGAATACGAGCGAAAGGATATACCAGTGTTGCCTCCAGTGCAAGACTAGATACAAAAGGTGTAGAGGTAGTTTACTTTGTGcatgtgttttctttttttctgttttggACTCTGATGATCCTTTGTCTTAACTTTGAATTGAACTGAAAGAATCATCTTTGGATTTCAGGGAGTCCTCGAGTGGATGATGTGGATGATGTTGATGATTTGGCGAATGAGTTAAGTTATGGCCAAGGAAAGGCCAAGGCACGGCCGCAGTGGGATGAAGATGCTGACATCTCTTCCTCTTCAAGACATGAACAACCAATTCCACTTTTGACTCATCGACACCAAGTAATGCATCAAACTTGGATTTTTAGATTCTAACTATAATAACTTATTTCCCTGGTTGGATCTTACTTCATATTGTGCATTTCCATGCTCTTGCTTCTATGATTAGCAATTCCATAATTCTGAAGTAATAATGTTTAGTTAACTTCTCATACTACTTCATTTGTAATATCACTTACTGAACAAGTTTTTGTACAGATTTCTAGGGAGACTGCTACACCTGATACGTAATCAGGTCGAACTACATCAGGCCCTTTAGGTCCATCTGACAAGGTTCACTCACTTCCATATGTTGATCAAATGCAACCAGGTGTGGGTTTGGCTTGAACTGATGATATACCATATTATATTTTCATGGTTGTTATGGATTCTTACTTGATAATATCTTTCTTGTTACAGCTCCAGTAAGAATTGTAGATCCATCAAAGGACTTAAATTCTCATGGTCTTGGAAATGTTGACTGGAAAGAAAGGGTTGAAAGTTGGAAACTCAAGCAGGAGAAGAATGTGGTGCATGTGAATGGTAGTAGATATAATGAGGGGAAAGGTGATATTGAAGGAACTGGTTCCAACGGAGAAGAACTTCAAAATGGTGACTTTGTCTTGGAATTGGAAAACTAAAGATATGGCAcagtaattttaatatttagcgAGAAATATGTTACTTTTAATAAATGATATTCTTATAGTAGACCAGTAGTCTATAAACATAGCATTCTGCATTAACTCAGAATTTGAGACCGTAGTTAATTTTATGGCTTGAAATCGTAATTTTGAAATTATAGAGACTTTGAGATTACAAAGACGATTAATCGTTGTTCCAAGATTTTCTTTCAGTAGTCTAtcaatattttgaaatcaaaattttttctaattatctgTGTTTATTCTTCgtattaatttatgttttaattatctttttaataaataaataaataattaaatatatgctATTTTTTAGGACGCTGTGAACTTTAAGATGCTTTTTTTCTAAACTTAATTTGTAGAGTTGAAGATCAACAAAAGTAAGAAAAAGTTGCCATAAAcaagaataagaagagaaaaagatgaTACTTTTATttgcaaaaaaaataacttgagTGGTTTATACACTCTGCTGTACAAATGTTATCCTCAATTATCAATACAACCTAAGATATTATCAAATTGCAAGCTCAAAATTGCTtcactaaaattaataatgaaTGAAAGAATGATTAGAGAGAACTCAATAAAGGCAACCTCAAGCAGTTctcaacaaagaaaaaaactCTGCACATCATCAAACCACTACAAATAAAGGTGGAGAATGGTGGAAAATCTCCAGTTTCTCTCTACATCATGAAATCCATCTTGGGAGGAGCAGAAGCAGCTATGTTAAAAAACACTGATGCTGTCCCTTTCAATCCATGCCAGTTTATCACTACAGAATAGATAGCATATCTGAGGTGTATAAGAAAAAGAGCAAAGACAACAATGTGGAAGTTAAAAAATATGTAGACAGTGACAGGCAAAGTTTCCTTCTACTTGCAACTTGAACTGCATTGAATCAACACGAGGCAAAGTATAATGTAAACCTCAGAACAATTGAACGGTCACTTtgagtttgttttgttttcatttcGGCAACTTGTAAGATTCGTCTTCGTCATGCCAAGTTTTTCTTTGAACTCTGTTGCCGACAGATAAGCCTGCATGCATGTAGCTCAAACAAGTAAGAACCAAAATGAATAAATCTTATAAATACAGTTTTGAAGGTATTAAGAAAAGGTGACTAAGATGAAGGTGATTTTATATGAAGATGATAGCTGAGAACTGTTAGATGGTTTAATATGTTTGACTAAACTGCTTAATATAATATGTGTAACATCTTAGCTATCATCTTTGAATCACCTTAAGAAAAAGCTTATACCTCTCGTTGTCTGGTACTGGATTGCTAGAAGCTGTGTTAACGCTACCATACGGATAAACTGGGAGTCCTTCATCATCGTCAGCTTCACCTTCTTTTGCATCTTCCTCTGTAAGAGATTCTAATCCGCTGCTCATAGAATCCTCACTATCACTTCTTTTTGGGTTTGATTTGAGTGTATTGGAAGTCACTTTACAGCATAACAACGCAAGAAACAGATGAGGAATATTACATTAAAGCAAAATCTATTACTGAAATCAAATATCAATGGAGGAGAAAACTCATCAAGTTTATTATTTCATACCTCTAAGCGACTGAGGTATCAACTTTCCCCGTGCTGAAGGCATTTCAAAACTAGAAGTAAGCCGAGCTATGGCTGAAGACTTAGATCcaagaccaagagaaagagTATTCAAGTTTGCTGTCCCTGATTTTGGATACACTTTTCTCACAATTGGAGGTGGGGTTGAAAGGTTCCTATCTTTAGGCTTCTCAAAAGTGGATGCTATGGCGTTAAATGCTGGCGACCGCCCCTGACACGAACACGTTCAGGAGTAGGACTAACAGACATGCTGCGCGAGGAACGCTAGCACTTATCACCATATTGTAAAGATGGTCTTCGTTTTGGTTTCTGTTAACGTGTTAAGTATTCAACAACCAAAAGGATaaatgaaa from Arachis duranensis cultivar V14167 chromosome 4, aradu.V14167.gnm2.J7QH, whole genome shotgun sequence encodes:
- the LOC107486839 gene encoding villin-4-like — encoded protein: MPSARGKLIPQSLRVTSNTLKSNPKRSDSEDSMSSGLESLTEEDAKEGEADDDEGLPVYPYGSVNTASSNPVPDNERLICRQQSSKKNLA